One Bacillota bacterium genomic window, GTTCAGCTTGACCGGACGTCACATCGAAGGGTAAGTAAGAGGGCTTGTCCTGAAGGAATGGCCTTATATCAGAAGGTTCAACACCTAATACTCGTGCTAGGTTTTGGGCACTCTTGTTTTTGTCTACAACGGCAGAGGGGTAAATTACTATACGATTAGTCTTATAGGAACCGGTCAAAGAATTGCCGTCCTTGTCTAAAATCTCCCCCCTTGGATATTGCTCCAAGCCTACTGTTTTGGTGTCTCTGGCCAAGGCCATCCGTGTCAATTTGTCACTTTGTTCCAATTGAATATACCCTAATCGAGCTACTAGGCTTAATAAGCAAATGATGATAGCACAAAAAGCTATTATCATCCGGGCTTCTCTTTGTGTTTGCATAAAAAAACCACTCCCCCCAGGTTTTCCCTACTATGAGGTTGACCCGTGGAAAGCGGTTTTATACTTTTTTTGATTATCTTTTAGGATCCCTCAGCTCGCCGCAGCATTGTATAAGGGGGAAGTTGGGGCAACCCAGGCAAGTAAACAGTCTGCCGGGGATGAGGCGCCCTGTCCATTGCATTATCGTCCTCGTCGTACATTTGGTGCACACGGAATATAAATTCTTTTCCACTGGGAGGCATCACCTCCAGGGACTCTCCTCGTGAGAAATGATTTCTTTGTTCAACTTTTACGGCGTTTTTTGTATGGTCGTAGCCTGTTACCACACCTACAAATGTATAAGGCCTTTTGTAAATCCCTACTACCGGAATAAACCCGCTTTTCCCGGGCGGGCCGTCTATAAAACCCGTTATATATTCCCTATTGCTTACTTTGCCGATTTCTTCAATCCATTCCGGATGCACGTGATAATTGTTCGGATCTGCCCAATAAGCGTCAATTGCCTGGCGATAGATCTTGGTGATAGTTGCCACGTAGTGAATGCTTTTTACCCTGCCTTCAATTTTAAAACTACTAATTCCGGCTGCAAGTAAATTGGGGATGCGTTCCAGCAGGCACAAGTCCTTTGAACTCATGATAAAACTTCCCCGCTCATCCTCACCAAAAGGGAAATATTCACCCGGTCGTTTCTCTTCCATGAGGGCATATTTCCATCGGCAGGCCTGGGCGCAATCTCCCCAATTGGCGTCTCTCCCGGTCATGTAGTTACTTAAAAGACAGCGCCCTGAATATGATATACACATAGCACCATGCACGAAAACTTCCAATTCCAGGCCAACCTTACTCCTAATCTCTCTTAACTCATCAAGGGAAAGTTCCCTGGCCAGCACAATACGCTTGATACCCCTTTGTTCCCAGAAGCGGGCGCTCATCCAGTTGGTAGTATTAGCCTGGGTACTTAAATGGACAGGTAAACCGGGCGCAGCTTGAGCAGCAAGTTCGATAACACCCGGATCGGAAGCGATCACAGCGTCAACCTCTAACTGCTGAAGTTCTTTCAAATAGCCGGGCAGAGCTGCAATATCACGGTTGTGAGCAAAAATATTTACCGTAACGTAAACCCTGACGCCCCGCGCATGAGCAAAGGATACAGCCCTTTGCAGCTTTTCCACATCAAAACTGGCAGCTGCGGTCCTCAGGCCAAAGCGGCTACCTCCCAGGTAAACAGCATCAGCTCCATAAGCAACAGCCACTTCCAATTTTTCCATATTTCCTGCCGGCGATAATAATTCTGGTTTATGCAATAAGATCACCTACTGGTATTTGCTGATATTGGCATTATGCCCCTGTAGTGTTTTGGCAAAGGCGTGACTTCCGTCCGGCTTAGCTACGTAATATAAGTAATCAGTATCTTTGGGCTCAAGTACAGCCTGGAGCGATTTCCTTCCCGGTGCCCCGATGGGTCCAGGAGGAAGTCCGGAAACCTGGTAGGTGTTGTACGGAGACTCAACTTCAAGGTCTTCATAATATATTGTTGACCGGTGGCCTTGCAGTACATACTGCACAGTGGCATCTATCTGTAGCAGCATTCCCCGCTCCAACCTGTTCAATATAATTCCGGCAATAACCGGGCGTTCTTCATCTACTTTTGCTTCCTTTTCCACCATGGACGCAATGGTAATGGCTTCCTGCAAAGAAAGCCCCATTACTGCTGCTTTCTCCGAAAACTGTAAATGCTGCATTTCATCCCAAAACCTTTTTAGCATAATGTTTATTATCTTTTTTTCAGTGATATTTCTCCCTACATGATATGTATCCGGAAAAAGGTAACCCTCCAAACGGCACGAAACCTCGGAAAGGTCTTCTAATCGATCAATAAAGGGATAAGAAAAATTTCCTTCTGCAATAAGCCGGTCAAAGCGATCACTTTCAATAAGGCCCTTTTCCTGCAACAAGCTGCTTATTTGTTCAACAGTGTATCCTTCCGGTACGGTAAAAATTATAGTATCGCTGTTTCCCTGCACCAGTAAATCAACTATCTCCGGAATGGCCCGGGACGGACTTAAAGAGTAATTACCTGATTTTAACAGGCTGTCCTGCCCGGTAAAGCGCAGATAATAAACAAAGGCATTGGCGTTTTTGACTAACCCCTCTTGTTTTAAAAGATCAGCTATTTGATGACTGTTGGCACCCTTTGGAATGTTTACCATAACCTTTTCCTCAGCCCCGGGCTTTGCCGGCGAAAGGGCATTTGAAAAGTACAGTATGCCAGAAAAAATTAAGGCAGCCATACAAAAGACCGGAAAAAAAAGTTTTACTCGGCCCATACCTTCATTTCTCTTTTGGTTTTTGCCAAATGTGTAGAATCCCATAATGTCCCCACAAATCCCAATAATTATACCTTTTACTTCTATATTATTATAGCAGACAACTAGACGGAAAAAAAGACGAACAGCCCCTTAAAGGGGCTGCTCCATATTGCTGTGCTCCTCCGGTGCGTCTTCCGGGAAATCCTCATCTTCTTTAATTTGTTCTTCAGCCTCTGTTACATTGTCACCAGTGCTTTCCAGGCCTGTGCCACTTCCTGTTGATACTTCTTCAGCAGGAGGTGGTTCCTCGGTATTGTCTTGCGCCTGTTCATCATCCTGTCCTTTTTCTCCAGAAGGGGATTCTCCCGCAACGTCCTCTGTTGCATTGTTATCATCATGGTTCCGATCTGTGCCAACTTCTGCCGAGTCTTCTTCAGAAGGGAGTTCCTCGGTATTATCGGACGCTTGCTCTTGACCCTGCTCTTCTTCAGGGAGTGGTTCCACCGGTGATATCGTTTCGCCATTGCCTTGAGTTTGTTCTCCATTATCCCTTTCGGCGGGTAATTTAATGGTAGTGTCTATCTCCTTAGTTCCAACAGCTATTATTTCATTCCGAGCACGATACAGGCTTTCGGGTAGGGGCTTATGCGTTTGCTCACCGTTTTGGCTAATTATCAGCTCACCTGCAGCTTTGTACCCACGTATTCCTTCCTGCTTGATTATTTGTTCACCCTTGGCTAAATTGGGGTCTTTTTCATAAATCACTTCCGGCTCTAAGACGCGTACTACCCACGAGTTTATTGTTACATCTTTCTTGTTGTCGGTATTTCCGTAAATTTTAAAAGTTAATGAGTTATTGTCTGCCGTAGATTTAATTAGGACATAACTATCCTGATTGTTTTTAAAACGGAAATCCAAATAATTAAAAGCAACTGTAGCGTCCCTTCCCACATGGACATATCCCACCGGCAGAGAATGGTTGTCTCGTTCTGTTACTTCCAGGTTAGCCAAAAGAACTGCATTATAAAGGGTAGAGGAAACCTGGCAAACCCCCCCGCCCAATCCATCGACAAATTCGTTATTTAAAATAATTTTTGCGTTTTTATAGCCTGCCTCTGTGCTGCGGGGTCCCACTACTTTATTAAAAGAGACTTCCTCGCCCGGTGATACCATTAGCCCATCCAAGGCCGCAGCCGCAACACGAACATTGTATGTTCTTCCCACTTGATTAGGGTTGAAATTAGTTCTATATGAGGATAAAAGGCCCTTTAGCCCCATTGATTTAATGCTTTCTACAGTGTGGGTAGGGTCAATATCTACCAGGGCAACATCTACCGCATAAGGCTCAGCGCCTTGCGCAATGAGCCTAAGCAACTTGTCATACAGGGCTTCATGCTCCATCTGGTGACCTTTTTGTCCCGGGATAATCTCAATTTTATCGTCCTGTGTAATACGAAAGCTGGCATCCACCGGTGGCCTGACAATATCAGCCAAAAGATTATTTACTTTAACCTTTAATTTTTTTCGGTCCAAATTAACGGTCAAAGGAATGCGTATATTCTCATTGCGAACACGCACCCTTTCATTCCATCGCTGCCAGATAGGTCCGATGTGTCCCACTTGCAAGGCACGGTCCATCACGGTTTGCTCATTGATATCAACATCAACGGATTTGAGAGGCAGTTTACGGCTGGTATTTTGAACCGTCAAAGTTACGCTTTTTTCCTTTAGTTGGTCTTCAAATTCCAACAGCTTTAAGACGCCCTGTTCTCTGCTCATGCCTCCTAAATCAAGGTTTCCCGCATGAACATTGGGCATTACCCGGTCGTTGGAAAAAGGCAGCAAAGAGGCCCCGGCAGAAGCAGCAACTGTTAACAGTAATCCTATGATTAATATCGTGACAACTACTGCTGCCTTACGAGACATTTTTCTCCCCCTTATATCCTGGAAATGATTGAAAAAAACTGTCTAATACATATTTAGACCATTTATGGAACGAAAATGTTTCACTTTGTAGCCAAAAAAGCCGGTTGCGATAAGATAATCGTAACCAGCTTGGAAAGTCGTTTATTCCTCTTCTTCAAATTCAGCATTGGCCATAAATTCTTCCCATGCCGCCGCAACCTTCTCCCACTCTTCCTCATCTTCAATATCAACCAAAATTTCGTTCCCTTCCTCATCCTCACCCCGCTTTAATACTATGGCCTCGGTGGCATCATCCTCAGGGGGAAGAAGAACAGCATACTCATTTTGGTCCACTTCCATAATATTGATAAGCTCAAAATTATGTTCCTGGCCTTCCTCATCCAATAAAGTAATCATTTCCGGCCCATGTTCCTCATGACCGTTTTTAGGCAATGTGGACACCTCTTTCTTCCAAAAAGTTAGGGTTTATTCTATATGATTCATGTAGCCAGTGTCAAGGAACGCTATCTTCGCACAGCCTGTAAGACCCCGCCCTCGCATAAGGAAAGGGGACACACCTGCTTGAAGCCTGGGTATTTCTCTGGGGACAGGAATGTCCCCAACTAATGGGATTAACAGGCTGTAGGCTCGAAATAAGTGCGACTAAGGTTCAGATGGGTCAAAGCCCCACCTGAACCAAGTCTTCTTTATAATTACTATAAACTGTGTGGTCTGCTATCCAAAAACCCTTGTAAAATGAGGGAAGCAGCCATCTTATCAATAACTTTACGGCGTTTGGCCCTGCTCATATCGGCACTGATCAAAAGCCTTTCAGCTTGCACAGTGGTCAGCCTTTCATCCCAAGTTTCCACCGGCAATCCCAGCCCTTCTTCTATTTCATTTATGAATTCCATTACTTTTTCGCCCTGCGGGCCGATAGTGCCATTCATATTGCGGGGCAGTCCAACCACGATTTTGGTTACCTCTTGTTCCCGCACCAACTCTTTCAGCCTTTTTAAATCCTGAGCAAAACCACCGGTGCGGCGGATTACTTCCACTCCCTGGGCAGTGAGACCCAGCGCATCGCTAATGGCTATACCTATAGTTTTATCCCCCACATCCAGTCCCATTATGCGCAAATCCAATTTACCTCGCTTTAACACTCTATATTATTTTAATGCAAAACTCGGGGCACGCGGTACTGCAGTACCCGCACAAACGACACAGGTTTGGGTTAACAGTAGCTTTGCCGGATACAATAGACAGAGCCCCGGCGGAACATTTTTCCAAACACAAGCCGCAGGCCTGACACCAATCTTCTATATGTAGGCACCGGTTATACTGCGCAATTCTTTTTTGAATTGATTCCGGTACGGCCTTACCTTGAAAGAAATTTATATTAAAGTTTACCTCATCTGTTGTTTGCATACCAACAGCTACTGAGGCCAGTTCTTGAATACCTAAGATATACCTTAATGCTTCATTTCTTTCAGCAATGAGGTTACCTCCGCCCAAAGCCTTCATACCGTAGAGACCTTTTCCGGCTGAACGGGCAAAGAATATAGCATCTGTCATTTCCGCCACAGAACCATCCTGGATACCTATACCTGATTTATTAATGATAGGGTGAATAATATCAAATTCCGGTGTCAGTGCTGCTGCTCTAACACCCTGGATATGATGAGTGGATATTCCAATGGCCCGTACATAGCCTTTTTGACGGGCAGCAATTAAACCCTCTACAGCTTCCCAGTGTCCCTTAATAGTCAATGCTGATTCTTGTTCGTGAAGTAGAAAAATATCAATGTAATCGCGTCCTATGCCGCGCAGCGCCTTTTCCACACTTTTTTGCACACCTGCACGGGTATAATCGTAAGATTTAGACGCCACAACTGTATCTCTAAAATTTTCTTTGATGGTCTCCTTAATATATTGATAGTTATTATATATTTGCGCGGTATCAATAAAGTTTACGCCCTGTTCCAGTGCCGAGTGTATTACCGCCTTACCCTCTTTGACAGGGAGGGCAGCCTGCAGAGGACTTAAGGTGAGACTGCCGAAACATAGGCGGGAAACTAAAATTTTAGTGTTACCCAGCTTGCGGTATTCCAATTTGATATTCCTTTCCCCAAAGCTATTGCCGCTGGAAATCTTTATGCTTGATATTTTTGCCTGTTGAAAAAAGACCCGCCCTTGGGGCGGGTTGTCATTATTTTTTGTTATGTTCGAGGTAAAACTTGACCAGTTCCTCCAGTAACTCATCTCTTTCCAACCGCCGAATCATACTCCTGGCATTGTTATACCCTGTAATGTATGCCGGATCTCCGGAAATGAGATACCCTACCAATTGGTTAATAGGGTTATAGCCCTTTTCTCTTAATGCCTCATAAACAGTTAACAAAATATCACGTGCTTCGTTAACTTCCTCCGCCTGCACCTTAAACATTACTGTTTTATCAGAGAAATCATGGGTCATCATATTCGACCTCCCCACAGGTATTACCCCATTCATTCAAACGTTATTATACCCGAAAATACCATGAAATACCAGAGGAGAACACAAAATTATCCCAATTGTTGTTTTACCACCGCAGAAACTTTGTCCAGTGCTTCCTGCAGGCGAGAGGGGTCTTTGCCACCAGCTTGGGCCATATCCGGGCGCCCGCCCCCGCCGCCTCCTACCACAGAGGCAATTTCCTTGATTATCTTCCCTGCATGTAATCCCTTGCCGGTAAGGTCCTTGCTCACACCGGCCACAAGGTTAACCTTATGCTGATCAGAACTGGTCCCCAGGACAATTACCCCTGATCCCATTTTGTCGCGCAAAAGATCAACCATCGCCCGCAGGCTGTCCATATCACCGGCATTTGCCTGTTCGGCCAACACTTTTACACCTTCCACATCCACGCTATTATTTAAAAGACTTTCCACTTCGAACTTGGCCAGCCTGGCTCGCAAAGATTCCAATTCCCTCTCCAGCTCTCTGTGCTCCTTTACCAGTATTCCAACCCGGGATACCAGTTCAGACGGGGAAGTTTTCAAAATTGCCGCGATGCCGGCCAGCTGCTGCTCCCTGGACTCCGCATGCCGCAGCGCTCCTTCTCCGGTAACAGCTTCTATTCTACGGATGCCGGAACCTACACTACCTTCACTCTGCAATTTAAACATGCCAATTTGGGAGGTAGAATTAAGGTGGGTTCCACCACATAGTTCAATACTAAATTCGCCCATTTTGATTACCCGTACCCGGTCACCGTACTTTTCACCGAAAAGGGCGGCAGCACCCAGGGATTTTGCCTCATCCATTGACGTTTCAAAGGTTTCTACAGGTAGATCAGCCATTATAGCCTGGTTAACTATTTTCTCGATTTGAACAATTTCCTCCTGGCTGAGAGCGGAAAAATGAGTAAAGTCAAATCGCAACCTGTCCGGCTCCACAAGGGAACCTGCCTGGTTGGCGTGGTCACCTAAAACTTCCTTTAGTGCTTTATGCAGCAGGTGAGTGGCAGAATGGTTTCGGGCTATGTTTTTTCTGCGGTTAGCTTCCACTTCCACCTGCACAGAGTCATTTATATTTAATGTACCATTGGAAATAGAGCAAAGGTGCACATTCAGCCCTTCCACCGGCCTGAGCACCTCTTTGATCTCAACTTCCAAACCAGGTGCGTAGATTTTACCCTTATCAGCCACCTGGCCGCCTGACTCCGCGTAGCAAGGCGTGGTATCCAAGATCACAAATACTTCTTCCCCAGCACCGGCACTTTCTACGCGCTCGTCACCGTTAACTATACAGAGCACCTTGGCCTGGGCCGATAAAGATCGGTACCCTACAAAGCTAGTTTCTCCGATATCATCTCGGATAGCACTGAATAGGGCATCTTTTTGGGATAAATATTCAGTTTCTTGACGCGCATTTCTGGCCCTTTGGCGCTGTTCCTCCAGGTAAGCTTTAAACGCATCTTCATCTATTTTTAAACCTTGCTCTTCGGCAATTTCCCGGGTAAGTTCCACGGGGAAACCATAAGTATCATACAATTTAAATACATCATTGCCGTCAATAGTATCTTTGCCGGCCTGCTTGGCCTCATTAATAAGCTTATTGAGAATCTCAGAACCCTGTACAAGGGTTTCACCAAAACGTTTTTCTTCGGTTTGCACAATCCGGGTTACATTATCCTTGCTCTTCAACAGCTCCGGATAGGCATCTTGCATTTGCCTTATCACCGCGGTGGCAACATCAAATAAGAAAGGTTCTTCTTTACCGAGAAGCCGGCCAAACCGTACAGCCCGGCGTAAGAGGCGCCGAACTACATACCCCCGTCCTTCGTTGGATGGAAGTGCCCCGTCAGAAATGGCAAAGGTAATGGCCCGTGTATGGTCGGCAATGACCTTTAAAGCCATATCGGCCTGAGGACCGGCACCGTATTTAACACCGATAAGCCCCGCCGTATGGTCCATTATTTCGCGCAAAAGATCCGTGTCAAAATTGGTGGGCACCTTCTGCAATACCGAGGCTACCCTCTCCAGGCCCATACCGGTGTCAATGCCCTTGTTGGTGAGCGGGCTGTATTCCCCCTGTTCATCCTTAAAGTACTGTATAAAAACAAGATTCCAAATTTCCAGAAAACGGTCGCAGTCACATCCGGGTGCACAATCATCTGAGCCGCATCCCCGTTCTTCACCCAAGTCTATGTATAATTCGGAACACGGGCCACAGGGACCCACACCAATTTCCCAGAAGTTTTCTTCTTTACCCATGCGAACAATACGGTCTTCCGGGATACCCACTTTTTTATGCCAGATTTCAAAGGCTTCGTCATCGTTTAGGTATATGCTTATCCAGAGCTTGTCCGCGGGCATGCCCAGGTGTTCGGTGACAAACTCCCAAGCCCACGAAATAGCTTCTTCTTTGAAGTAATCACCAAAGGAAAAGTTGCCCAGCATTTCAAAAAAGGTATGGTGCCTGGCGGTCTTGCCCACTTCCTCAATATCCGGTGTGCGCAGGCACTTCTGGCAGGTAGTGGCCCTTTTATATACAGGCTTTGCGGCCCCGGTGAAAAAGGGCTTAAAGGGTACCATGCCTGCTGCCGTCCACAAAATACTAGGGTCATTTTCAGGTATCAACGAGGCACTGGGTAATCTCTGGTGTTCTTTTTGCTCAAAAAATTGCAAAAACTTTTCCCTGATTTCACTGCCGGTCAAAATTTATCCCCCCGTAATAAAACGATAATGAAAAAGCCTTTCTCCCCTACTGGGGGACGGAAAGGCTCCGTTAATTGGCGAAAGTTGACGAACATGGACAGTTTTGCATAACAATTATACAAATTTACTATACGAGTGTCAAGAAATGGGTGAGTTTTGGTGGCCAATACTCAGAGATTTTTCGCCTAGAAAAGGTGCTCATAATTATGCTATAATTTAGGCATAATTATGAGTAAGGGAGATGTATTTATGCCCCAAATTCGCCCTATTAAGGATTTAAGAAATACTGCAGAGATTTCTGAACTTTGCCATAAGACAAAAGAACCAGTTTTTATAACCAAAAATGGCTACGGTGACTTAGTTGTCATGAGTATGGAGACATATCAGCGAGATATAGCCCGGGTAGATCTTTATAAGAAGCTTGCGGAAGCCGAGGCCCAGGTTGAAAGTGGTGAGCCACTATTAGACGCAGATAAGGTTTTTGAAGAATTGAGAAAGAAACATGCCAAAAAATAAGTACGGCTTAAAATTTAGCTTGATGGCACGTGATGATTTAGATCAGATTTTCAGTTATATTTCTGGTGAATTATGTGCTGAACAAGCAGCAAATAATTTGATGGAAAGAATAGAAACAAGAATCATGAGATTAAAGGATTATCCCTTTTCCGGTAAAAAATAAGGGCTATGCATGCTTATCATAGATAACTACATTGCTTTTTATTTGGTAGATGAGTTTAAAAAGTGGGTAGTTATTATGCGCGTTTTATATGGCAGGCAAAAATATCAAGACATACTTTAGGGGCATTTATTTATATAGATGCCCTATACGCACTCCCTAGCCATGTTCACAAACGACAACTACTATATTGTGATATATAACGCCTGTTGCTTCAATGGTTCTCCTCGTTAAAGCTAATATCTCTTTGTTTCACTAGATGAACGTTTTGATCATATAGTCGATTCAGTAATTTGAAAAACGATGGCCGTGCCAGTAGTGGATGAATCCCCAAAATCTTTAATAATTTCATCATCATGGTTAATGTTCAATATTTGTATTTCAGAACTCATCTGGAACGTTTTCCCGTCCATGGCTCCTTTAATGTTATAACATAGGAAAAATTTGTCCACTACATTAAAAGTTATCTCATAATTGATATTGTCATTGCCTTGCAGTAAAGTTGTAGTGGTGCCGTCTTCATAATATATTACGGAACCGTTTTCTGTATAAATGGCTTCATCACCGTCACCGCAAAGCTCCTCAACACCGGCTCCGTCCTCATAAATTTCCATACTGTCGGCGAATCGGACAATACCCTTCACCTTTTCCTTGGCCAAGCGAACATTAAATTGCAGTTCCGACTGCTCGGTGGCAGTTATGGATGACTGGTTAACAAAAAAATAAAAAGAAAACCCTACTGCCAATACTAAACTCAAAAGGGCTATTGAAATCAGTAATTCAATTATACCTATTCCTTTTTTTTCTTTAAGCAATAAACAAATTATTTACTTATCCCCCTTCTTGCCCTGCTTCTATAAACGCGGAAATGGACACATGGCGCTCCCCGTTTTGGTAAAAGACCACCACCGTCACGTTGTAACCCTCAACATTTCCATTAATATATGTCTTTTCTACCACACAAAAATTGCGATTCCGGCTGGGGTCCTTAGTTTCCACATTAACACAGCTCACATACTCTGCATCAGTTTCGTAATCATCCATGGAGTAATACAATCTTTCCAACTTTTTTTCGGCCTTAGCAATGGCCTTAGTTTTTTCTCCGGCCTCGAAAATACTGGTGATGTTCCACCCAAAAAAAGTTGCAAAAGTAGCAGCAAGTATGGAAAGTACCGTCATAGCCACAAGAACTTCCACCAGTGAAAACCCTTTATTTTGGAAAATTCTATTCATAGCATCACATCATTTCACTTTTTTGCTTTTGACTATTAGTTTAGGTATGTCCTGTTACCGGTGGTTTCTCCCCAGTCAAGCATCTGGAAAAACTCAAGGTCAATACTATTGTCATAATATACTTCTGCATTCCCAACTGCAGTAAAATTAGAAACTATAGCAGTTCCCTGAATGATGCCGTTCCCAGTCATATCCAGCAAAGCGTTGGGAGCGTAAAGAACACGAGTATTTGCATCAGCATTCCCAGTAACTTTAATCTTATTTCCACCAGTTATAATATGGCCGGTTACACCTCCGTTACCTTTTATCTCAAAGTTTGACTGTTTAGCAAAGAGAGAACCTACAAACTCGGTATTCCCGGCAAAATCTAATATATTACCTTTAAAATACATGACAACAGTGTTGTAATTACTGCCTGCATTTACAGAACTATTACCTTTCATGGTAAACTCATCTTCCACGTATATAATTAAACGCCCTGACCCCTGTAGTTTGACACCATTATTACCACCCACTTCTAGCTCACCCACTTTAATTACCCTATCCCCTTCACTCACATCGATAGTCAGAGTGCCATTACCAGCTGTTTTTATTTTCGAATACCAAGAAGTGTCATCAGGGTTAATTGTTTTACTACTGTTACCGGAGACAGAGATAGATTGAGGAAAGCCAGAAAATTCGGGGA contains:
- a CDS encoding type II secretion system protein, whose amino-acid sequence is MNRIFQNKGFSLVEVLVAMTVLSILAATFATFFGWNITSIFEAGEKTKAIAKAEKKLERLYYSMDDYETDAEYVSCVNVETKDPSRNRNFCVVEKTYINGNVEGYNVTVVVFYQNGERHVSISAFIEAGQEGG